The following proteins are co-located in the Dyadobacter chenwenxiniae genome:
- a CDS encoding DUF4249 domain-containing protein: protein MKLFLKRIFNLKYLIALLLIPEGCIVPFSPPEVSLDEQYLVVDGFFNVGGNDSSRIELRRTQNVNQTDQPLIETGAAIAVEAEKGRTYTFVESGAGTYFLPPGSYDMQDKYRIRIKTANGQEYLSDFVTVSRTPAIDSLAYKLDNVQNAMIFYVNAHDEQNKTQFYRWKFEETWEYESTYSSALEVVDSQVVSRKENITKCWQNKKSGSILLGSTVRLSNDIIKDLPLNTVPVSTNKLFRKYSILVTQYGLSRAAFEYWTELSKSTQLTGSLFDPQPAQVTGNIKNIADPKSLVFGYFSASTEETRRITISPNLGIFPRCTEPDTIPVQCSGFPDDPCAFNTQKLLLTYWGPRSDSVLVASPDCADCRTSGGTTRKPSFW from the coding sequence ATGAAATTATTCTTAAAGCGGATTTTCAACCTCAAATATTTAATCGCATTACTTCTTATTCCCGAAGGCTGTATTGTCCCTTTTTCGCCACCGGAAGTGAGCCTGGACGAGCAATATTTGGTTGTGGATGGATTTTTCAATGTGGGCGGCAACGATAGCAGCCGCATTGAGCTGCGGAGGACTCAAAATGTAAATCAGACAGACCAGCCTTTAATCGAAACCGGGGCAGCCATTGCCGTTGAAGCAGAAAAAGGACGGACATATACATTTGTTGAGTCCGGGGCAGGCACTTACTTTCTGCCGCCCGGTTCTTACGATATGCAGGATAAATACCGGATCAGAATCAAAACAGCAAACGGGCAGGAATATCTGTCGGATTTTGTAACAGTAAGCCGGACACCTGCCATTGATAGTCTCGCTTACAAACTGGATAATGTTCAAAACGCAATGATATTTTACGTCAATGCGCATGACGAGCAGAACAAAACGCAGTTTTATCGCTGGAAGTTTGAGGAAACCTGGGAATATGAATCGACCTATTCTTCGGCTTTGGAAGTTGTGGACAGCCAGGTTGTTTCGAGAAAGGAGAACATTACCAAATGCTGGCAAAACAAAAAAAGCGGCAGTATTTTGCTGGGCAGCACCGTCCGGCTCAGCAATGACATCATTAAGGACCTTCCGCTCAATACAGTCCCTGTTTCAACGAACAAGCTTTTCAGAAAATACAGCATTCTGGTAACACAATACGGCCTGTCACGCGCGGCCTTTGAATACTGGACCGAACTTTCAAAATCCACGCAACTGACCGGAAGTCTTTTTGACCCGCAGCCAGCCCAGGTCACGGGAAATATCAAGAACATTGCTGATCCCAAGAGTTTGGTTTTCGGTTATTTCAGCGCTTCAACAGAAGAAACCAGGCGCATCACCATCTCGCCGAACCTCGGCATCTTTCCCAGATGCACCGAGCCGGACACCATCCCCGTCCAATGCAGCGGATTCCCCGACGACCCATGCGCATTTAATACACAGAAATTATTGCTGACTTACTGGGGGCCCAGGTCCGATTCCGTACTGGTAGCATCGCCCGATTGTGCGGACTGCCGCACATCAGGAGGGACGACCAGAAAGCCATCGTTTTGGTAA
- a CDS encoding DUF4180 domain-containing protein: protein MEIKEHLINKIRIAEVISPDLIIHNIEDGKDLMGDLYYQGFDRIIIYQHNLTPAFFDLKSGIAGEILQKFSNYRIRLAIIGDFTIYTSKSLRDFIFESNNRKHVNFLTSPEEAIARFSLD, encoded by the coding sequence ATGGAAATTAAGGAACACCTCATAAACAAAATCAGGATCGCGGAAGTGATTTCACCAGATCTTATCATCCACAATATCGAGGATGGGAAAGATCTGATGGGAGATTTATACTATCAGGGTTTCGATAGGATCATCATTTACCAGCATAACCTTACGCCTGCCTTCTTTGACCTGAAAAGTGGTATAGCAGGCGAAATTTTACAGAAGTTTTCCAACTATCGCATTCGTTTAGCAATTATCGGAGACTTTACAATCTATACAAGCAAAAGTCTCAGGGACTTCATTTTTGAAAGTAATAACAGAAAACATGTGAATTTTCTGACTTCTCCGGAAGAGGCAATTGCGCGTTTTTCGCTTGATTAA
- a CDS encoding AI-2E family transporter, whose translation MIRSLPFYARLAYVLVSIISLVYIAIIGQTLLAPLIFAFLFALLLLPFAGFLEYRLKFPRALSSMVAVLSLTAAIAAIFTILGSQLTALAKDWPAFKQQLLATTTSLQRWIELTFHVDNEEQMSYINESATKAVDTGTSILGHTLLSVSSILLSLLFIFLYTFFMLMHRRLLLRFTVSLFDQQHSMIVYDIISQVQYIVKKYIVGLFLQLLLVTGLSCAAFWAIGVKYGLLLGLISGILNVIPYLGIFTALSLASLVTFATAGTSQVVFVLVSIVVIHLIDSNYIMPKIVGSKVKINTFIALIGLVLGEMIWGITGMFLSIPVIAIFKVIFDRVEGLNPWGILLGEDDSHPATKPAIEEIAEDEQNMGKK comes from the coding sequence ATGATCCGTTCTTTACCTTTCTATGCACGCCTCGCTTATGTTTTGGTAAGCATTATTTCACTTGTGTACATTGCCATCATTGGGCAAACCTTGCTGGCACCGCTTATTTTTGCGTTCCTGTTTGCACTTTTACTGCTTCCCTTTGCAGGGTTTCTTGAATATCGACTGAAATTTCCAAGAGCATTGTCATCCATGGTGGCGGTGCTCAGCCTGACCGCCGCAATTGCAGCCATTTTTACCATTCTAGGGTCGCAGTTAACCGCGCTGGCGAAGGACTGGCCGGCTTTTAAACAACAACTACTGGCCACCACAACAAGCTTACAGCGGTGGATAGAGCTTACTTTTCATGTCGATAATGAAGAGCAGATGAGCTATATCAATGAGTCGGCTACCAAAGCTGTGGATACCGGAACTTCTATTCTAGGGCACACATTGCTTTCGGTTTCATCGATTTTACTTTCGCTGTTGTTTATATTTTTATACACTTTTTTCATGCTGATGCACAGGAGGTTACTGCTGCGGTTCACGGTTTCCCTATTTGATCAGCAGCATAGCATGATCGTATATGATATCATTAGCCAGGTGCAATACATTGTTAAAAAATACATTGTCGGGCTGTTTTTGCAGCTTTTACTGGTAACCGGACTGTCATGCGCAGCCTTTTGGGCCATTGGTGTAAAATACGGTTTGCTATTGGGGCTGATTTCCGGGATACTGAATGTGATCCCTTATCTGGGTATATTCACTGCATTATCATTGGCAAGTCTGGTAACTTTTGCGACCGCCGGCACCAGTCAGGTTGTTTTTGTCCTGGTTTCTATTGTGGTGATCCACTTGATCGATAGCAACTACATTATGCCCAAAATTGTAGGTTCAAAAGTGAAAATTAACACATTCATTGCCCTGATCGGATTGGTTCTCGGCGAAATGATCTGGGGAATCACGGGTATGTTCCTGTCCATTCCGGTGATAGCCATCTTCAAAGTAATTTTCGATCGGGTAGAGGGCCTTAACCCCTGGGGGATTTTGCTGGGAGAGGATGATAGTCACCCCGCTACAAAACCTGCCATTGAGGAGATTGCAGAAGACGAGCAGAATATGGGTAAGAAATAG
- a CDS encoding GlxA family transcriptional regulator, which produces MKHIAIIAPDGQSNLSSVACIVGSYEIFSEANAYWVKNGHKPLYEIQIVGVSDHADFNKGMVSIRPHTHINSLEKTDLIIVPSLARDFETALSGNIAMVDWMQQQYKNGAELASMCTGAFMLASAGLLNGKTCSTHWSAVNTFSVLFPHVKLQSHRTITDEAGIYTNGGAYSFLNLLIHLIEKFYDRPTAIYCSKLFQIEIDREFQSIFTIFSGQKQHDDQEIKQAQQYIESKIDEKISVEELSSKFSIGRRNFDRRFLKATGNTPLEYAQRVKIEVAKRSFENSRKTINEVMYEIGYSDLKAFREVFRKITGMSPLEYRERYNKRLA; this is translated from the coding sequence ATGAAGCACATTGCCATTATCGCACCGGACGGCCAGAGCAATTTATCCAGCGTTGCGTGCATTGTAGGCTCCTACGAGATATTCTCGGAAGCCAACGCTTACTGGGTAAAGAACGGCCACAAACCTTTATACGAGATTCAGATTGTCGGGGTTTCTGATCACGCCGACTTTAACAAAGGAATGGTGAGCATCCGGCCGCATACACACATTAACAGTCTGGAAAAAACAGACCTCATTATTGTCCCTTCCCTGGCCAGGGATTTTGAGACGGCGCTATCGGGTAACATTGCCATGGTAGACTGGATGCAGCAGCAATACAAAAATGGGGCGGAGCTCGCTTCAATGTGTACCGGGGCATTTATGCTTGCCTCGGCCGGATTGCTCAACGGCAAAACGTGCTCAACACACTGGTCTGCCGTGAATACATTCAGTGTCTTGTTTCCGCATGTAAAGTTACAGTCGCATCGCACGATAACGGATGAAGCAGGGATTTATACCAATGGAGGCGCTTACTCCTTTCTGAACCTGCTCATTCACCTTATCGAGAAGTTTTACGACAGGCCCACCGCCATTTATTGCTCAAAACTGTTTCAGATAGAGATCGACAGGGAGTTTCAATCGATTTTCACGATTTTCAGCGGCCAGAAACAGCACGACGATCAGGAAATAAAGCAAGCCCAGCAGTACATTGAAAGCAAGATTGATGAAAAGATATCGGTGGAAGAACTTTCGTCGAAATTCTCTATCGGCCGACGCAATTTCGACCGCAGATTTCTGAAAGCAACCGGTAACACCCCGCTCGAATATGCCCAGAGGGTAAAAATTGAAGTCGCCAAACGTTCTTTCGAAAATTCGCGGAAAACCATCAACGAAGTCATGTACGAGATAGGCTACTCCGATCTGAAAGCGTTCAGGGAAGTTTTCAGAAAAATTACGGGCATGTCGCCACTGGAATACCGGGAGCGATACAATAAGCGTTTGGCGTAG
- a CDS encoding SRPBCC family protein codes for MENQDFSTSFLVAKSAGEAYKAIVDPRAWWSEEIEGTTDEINAEWSYHYKDLHRCKMKVVELIPDKRVAWLVTENYFNFVQDQNEWIGTRVILDISEEGDQTRVRFTHEGLIPKYECYEICSNAWSGYVNNSLRQLIETGTGMPNRGQEITSHEQIGTESNQ; via the coding sequence ATGGAAAATCAAGATTTTAGCACCAGTTTTCTGGTGGCCAAATCAGCAGGCGAAGCTTACAAGGCGATTGTTGATCCCCGTGCGTGGTGGTCTGAGGAAATCGAGGGCACCACAGACGAGATCAATGCGGAATGGAGCTATCATTACAAGGATCTCCATCGGTGTAAAATGAAGGTTGTTGAGCTTATTCCGGACAAAAGGGTTGCCTGGCTCGTTACTGAAAATTATTTTAATTTCGTCCAGGACCAGAACGAATGGATCGGAACGAGGGTTATTCTAGACATTTCAGAAGAAGGAGATCAAACCCGTGTACGTTTCACCCATGAAGGACTGATCCCGAAATACGAATGCTACGAAATTTGTAGTAATGCATGGAGTGGCTATGTGAACAACAGCCTGCGTCAGCTCATTGAAACAGGCACCGGCATGCCGAACAGGGGACAAGAGATAACAAGCCACGAACAAATCGGAACGGAATCAAACCAGTAA
- a CDS encoding SRPBCC family protein: MKNQDFTTSIIVDQKPSDVYNAILNVRGWWSGLYGESFEGSSEKISDEFSFLAGGGLHYSKQKLVELEQDKKVVWLVIESNLTFLENANEWQGTRISFELYPEGEKTKVVFTHIGLVPEFECYDSCAPAWKGYVEDQRLNLG; the protein is encoded by the coding sequence ATGAAAAATCAGGATTTCACAACAAGTATTATTGTAGATCAAAAACCGTCCGACGTTTATAATGCCATTCTGAACGTTCGCGGTTGGTGGTCCGGGTTATACGGAGAATCATTCGAGGGAAGCTCGGAAAAGATCAGTGACGAGTTTAGCTTTCTTGCAGGCGGCGGTTTGCATTACAGCAAACAGAAATTAGTGGAGCTGGAACAGGACAAAAAAGTGGTCTGGCTTGTCATTGAAAGCAATCTCACGTTCCTGGAAAACGCCAATGAATGGCAAGGGACCAGGATCAGTTTTGAACTTTATCCGGAAGGAGAAAAAACAAAAGTCGTGTTTACCCATATCGGCTTGGTTCCCGAATTTGAATGTTATGACTCCTGCGCTCCTGCATGGAAAGGTTACGTGGAGGACCAACGGCTAAATCTTGGTTAG
- a CDS encoding TonB-dependent receptor, translating to MKLLLSIVISLFASAQCLAQAGKLSGTVLDNTKNGLPGVNILIVNTSIGTQTNENGFFEIPNLNDGNYVLSISSVGFKTKELPFTITQNEVDLKNVILYAGDEILREVVVEGERENKFSRSKTAYVSKLPLRDFENTQVYSTITNYLLKSQIVTNFDDALKNATGVENLWTSTGRGGDGAGYFSLRGFSVQPKLVNGLPGLTNGTINPANIERIEVLKGPSATLFGNAVSSYGGLINVVTKKPYVGTGGELSFTTGSYGLNQITGDFNTALSKEKNLYFRLNTSYATERSFQDAGFRKSFFVAPSLSYKVNNNLSFSFYGEITQAEQTNPMFLFLNRSAPTQSKNLKELGYNNKLSFTSNDLTLQNPTQNYRVEMDYKLSDEWQSQTLISKSATSTKGYYSYLFDFGVLGNDTYSRFLNKQNEYTGTSDIQQNFIGDFNLGAMRNRVVIGLDYFSAIATSNGTGYAFYGNVTPEGGANGDDPFTPKVETREYPLSTAAVDAVLALQPVSNTKSKYNIYSAYASDVLNLTKSLSVMVGLRLDHFDNVGSVVTSEDDYNQTTLSPKFGILYQPVADKVSVFANYQNGFTNVAPSLVGNPEDGPQTIKTFRPEQANQLEFGIKTNIIKNKLNATISYYDIQVKDQVITDPASPFNKIQGGEIYSKGFEIELNANPVNGLNVRAGYSNNDSKTTKSDNTEILDRRPLDAGSKHLYNAWANYEVPGGKLKGFGIGAGVNGASERFAINYASTGNFLLPAYTVANASLSYQGENYRIAVKLNNAFNKEYYKGWSTIAPQTPRALLANITYNF from the coding sequence ATGAAACTTCTTCTATCAATTGTAATATCATTATTTGCATCGGCCCAATGCCTCGCACAGGCGGGCAAACTGAGCGGCACGGTCCTGGATAACACCAAAAATGGTTTGCCCGGCGTCAATATTCTTATTGTGAACACCAGCATCGGCACGCAGACTAACGAGAACGGCTTCTTCGAAATACCTAATCTGAATGATGGCAATTATGTGCTGTCGATTTCTTCTGTGGGTTTCAAAACCAAAGAATTGCCTTTTACGATCACTCAAAATGAGGTTGATTTGAAAAATGTCATACTCTACGCCGGTGATGAAATATTACGGGAAGTGGTGGTTGAAGGGGAGCGGGAGAACAAATTTTCGAGAAGTAAGACGGCTTATGTTTCCAAATTGCCGCTCAGGGATTTTGAGAATACACAGGTTTACAGCACCATCACCAATTATTTACTCAAATCCCAGATTGTTACCAACTTTGACGATGCCCTGAAAAATGCAACAGGTGTCGAAAACTTATGGACATCCACCGGCCGCGGGGGAGACGGAGCAGGTTACTTTTCGCTTCGCGGCTTTTCGGTCCAGCCCAAACTGGTGAATGGACTGCCGGGGCTGACGAACGGAACGATCAACCCGGCAAATATCGAGCGCATTGAAGTTTTGAAAGGGCCTTCGGCAACATTGTTCGGAAACGCGGTCAGCTCCTATGGTGGGCTTATTAATGTAGTAACCAAAAAACCCTACGTGGGAACCGGTGGCGAGCTTTCATTTACAACCGGCTCTTACGGACTGAACCAGATCACAGGTGACTTCAACACAGCTTTGAGCAAAGAAAAAAACCTGTATTTCAGGCTTAATACTTCCTATGCAACGGAACGGAGCTTCCAGGATGCTGGTTTCAGAAAGTCATTCTTTGTAGCGCCTTCGCTTTCTTATAAAGTGAACAATAACCTGTCGTTTTCTTTTTACGGAGAGATCACACAGGCCGAACAGACCAACCCCATGTTCCTTTTCCTGAACAGAAGCGCTCCTACGCAATCAAAAAACCTGAAAGAACTGGGATATAACAACAAGCTTTCATTCACCAGCAATGATTTAACATTACAAAACCCGACACAGAACTACCGTGTGGAAATGGATTACAAGTTATCCGACGAATGGCAGTCCCAAACGCTGATTTCAAAAAGCGCTACATCGACAAAGGGCTATTATTCGTATTTGTTTGACTTCGGAGTTCTGGGAAATGATACATATTCACGGTTTTTGAACAAACAAAATGAATACACCGGAACGTCCGATATCCAGCAGAACTTTATTGGCGATTTCAACCTGGGTGCTATGAGAAACCGGGTTGTGATTGGTCTGGATTATTTTTCTGCCATTGCTACCAGTAACGGAACGGGTTATGCCTTTTATGGCAATGTCACGCCGGAAGGTGGCGCGAACGGGGACGATCCGTTTACTCCCAAAGTGGAAACCAGGGAATATCCGCTTTCCACAGCAGCTGTGGACGCTGTTTTGGCATTGCAACCGGTTTCCAATACGAAGTCGAAATACAACATTTACAGCGCTTATGCATCAGATGTTTTGAATCTTACCAAGAGCTTATCCGTGATGGTTGGCCTACGCCTGGATCATTTTGATAATGTAGGCAGTGTCGTTACTTCGGAGGATGACTACAACCAAACCACATTGTCGCCCAAATTCGGGATTCTTTATCAGCCCGTTGCGGACAAAGTTTCTGTTTTTGCCAATTACCAGAATGGTTTCACCAATGTAGCGCCGTCGCTGGTTGGAAATCCGGAAGATGGCCCGCAAACCATCAAGACGTTCAGACCTGAGCAGGCGAATCAGTTAGAATTTGGCATCAAAACGAACATCATCAAAAACAAGCTGAATGCGACGATCAGTTACTACGATATCCAGGTAAAGGACCAGGTGATCACCGATCCGGCTTCACCTTTCAACAAGATCCAGGGCGGCGAAATTTACAGTAAAGGTTTTGAAATAGAATTAAATGCAAATCCGGTCAATGGCCTGAATGTAAGGGCCGGTTACAGTAATAACGACAGCAAAACAACGAAATCCGATAACACCGAAATTCTTGACAGGCGACCTCTCGACGCGGGCTCAAAGCACCTGTATAATGCCTGGGCAAACTATGAGGTGCCCGGCGGAAAATTGAAAGGCTTCGGCATAGGGGCAGGGGTGAACGGCGCGAGTGAAAGATTTGCGATCAACTACGCTTCGACTGGAAATTTCTTGCTTCCGGCTTATACGGTAGCCAATGCATCGCTATCCTATCAGGGCGAAAACTATCGCATCGCGGTTAAGCTGAATAATGCATTCAACAAAGAATACTACAAAGGCTGGTCTACCATCGCTCCGCAAACGCCGCGCGCTTTGCTTGCCAACATTACGTACAATTTTTAG
- a CDS encoding erythromycin esterase family protein codes for MNQFFAASTFRAILQIIVLSFFQAMPFLTFAQDNAVDWLNKNARELTTDSLSADHELSFLSEEIKNKTIVGLGEASHGTQEFYFQKRRIIKYLVSRENFRIIAFESPVNYIEPVNRYVQTGQGNLKDILGTMALYNTSEIFKLFEWLKMYNETQSGNDKVKVVGFDDEGYWSDPFTRDEFMAGDFIKAQDGTKQKSILWSHNLHLAKDTTMAQYKAMGCHLKKHYGADYYAVGFDTYSGSVSVLNNGQFESHDFQGKENTLSATFSKVKFPAFFIDFREVPKPMINTANTITNLLSNWQEPKPLPIIPGLDFDAMIFIRNTTASRMNE; via the coding sequence ATGAATCAATTTTTCGCTGCAAGTACATTCAGGGCGATTCTCCAAATTATTGTTCTTTCCTTTTTTCAGGCTATGCCTTTCCTGACATTTGCGCAGGATAACGCCGTTGATTGGCTGAACAAAAATGCACGGGAACTGACTACGGACTCATTATCAGCTGATCATGAGCTTTCCTTTTTGTCGGAAGAGATCAAGAACAAAACGATCGTCGGACTGGGAGAAGCTTCGCACGGAACCCAGGAATTTTATTTTCAAAAACGAAGAATAATAAAATATCTGGTCAGCCGGGAAAATTTCAGGATCATCGCATTTGAGTCGCCGGTTAATTACATCGAACCCGTCAACCGATACGTTCAGACCGGGCAAGGGAATCTGAAAGATATCCTGGGAACCATGGCATTATACAATACGAGCGAGATTTTTAAGCTCTTTGAATGGTTGAAAATGTACAATGAAACCCAATCCGGAAATGACAAGGTTAAGGTGGTCGGATTTGATGACGAAGGATATTGGAGCGACCCGTTCACCAGGGACGAATTTATGGCCGGGGATTTTATAAAAGCGCAGGATGGCACGAAGCAAAAAAGCATTCTTTGGTCGCATAATCTGCATCTGGCAAAAGATACAACCATGGCACAATACAAAGCAATGGGCTGTCACCTCAAGAAACATTATGGTGCGGATTACTACGCAGTGGGATTCGACACATATAGCGGCAGCGTAAGCGTTCTCAACAATGGCCAATTCGAAAGCCACGATTTCCAGGGCAAGGAAAATACGCTTTCGGCCACATTCAGCAAAGTGAAATTTCCCGCATTCTTCATCGACTTCCGGGAAGTCCCTAAACCGATGATTAACACAGCGAACACCATCACAAACCTGCTTTCCAATTGGCAGGAACCAAAACCGCTGCCCATCATTCCGGGCCTGGATTTCGACGCAATGATTTTTATCAGGAACACAACGGCGTCCCGGATGAACGAATGA
- a CDS encoding T9SS type A sorting domain-containing protein: MKHFFYLTFLFLISLNGYAEDRVNPTLTTVTARQELFQQCIEAESQPGNGPITSDPNASNGQTRGSKDNYDHYVDYAVNGVKATGTHQVKVRYYASGAAQAAIAVNGNVAIPSANFPATHSWNIVWREETFNVMLNQGNNVLRIQGLPGRSIRQDQICVTGGGGQGPVCDFNIAPTTNQPIYEREKPMTLSANCTGGDCATVTYTWTGNGITASGETVNLTSPSVVGNYAYTLTASKPGCPDQVSTVAVNVDWALAPCRYYFYPSLQDNNPTCNSSILIYAHCPEYDCDNVTYTWNGPGANNQVGQAINLITPDAIGSYNYVVTASKPGCETRTVNYTLNIRNCTPPANEDFDACLESENQNGSAPVSYDPNASGSQARGDKDNYNNYVDYAVEGVPVDGLYEFKLRYAASSGPSISVRVNDTYVIFSKSLPATHSWNIVFREEILMLTLKAGSNVVRIQGEPGASIRQDKVCISNVNTNTARMGAPETGYMPSGIKDTPNVFPNPAPGEFNAKFNLTDDEGKITVTDVRGNIWYDVKVKGKGAHDEKVRMKNAPAGIYFMKIRNGDKTTLKKVLITR, from the coding sequence ATGAAACACTTTTTTTACCTTACTTTTTTATTTTTAATCTCCCTAAACGGGTATGCAGAAGACCGTGTAAATCCGACCCTTACCACTGTAACCGCTCGCCAGGAATTATTCCAGCAATGCATTGAGGCAGAAAGCCAGCCCGGAAATGGGCCTATCACCAGCGATCCCAATGCTTCTAATGGACAAACGAGAGGGAGTAAGGATAATTACGACCATTACGTGGACTATGCAGTAAATGGTGTTAAGGCCACCGGAACGCATCAGGTAAAAGTTCGTTATTATGCCAGCGGTGCAGCGCAGGCAGCTATTGCTGTGAATGGAAATGTGGCGATTCCTTCTGCTAACTTCCCTGCTACTCATTCCTGGAACATTGTTTGGCGTGAGGAAACATTTAATGTAATGCTGAACCAAGGTAATAACGTGCTCAGGATTCAGGGTTTGCCTGGCAGGAGCATTCGTCAGGACCAGATCTGCGTAACAGGCGGGGGAGGCCAGGGGCCGGTTTGTGATTTTAACATCGCACCAACCACAAACCAGCCGATTTATGAGCGGGAAAAACCCATGACGCTGAGCGCCAATTGTACAGGCGGAGATTGCGCAACCGTAACGTACACCTGGACAGGAAATGGCATTACGGCCTCTGGGGAGACGGTTAACCTGACATCTCCATCCGTTGTCGGTAACTATGCTTATACGCTAACGGCCTCCAAACCGGGCTGCCCCGATCAAGTGAGCACTGTGGCAGTGAATGTGGATTGGGCGCTTGCACCATGCCGCTACTACTTTTATCCTTCGCTGCAGGATAATAATCCCACCTGTAACTCTTCCATACTCATTTATGCGCATTGCCCGGAGTATGACTGTGACAATGTAACTTATACATGGAACGGGCCCGGTGCTAACAACCAGGTGGGGCAAGCCATTAATTTGATCACACCGGATGCCATTGGGTCTTACAATTACGTCGTTACTGCGTCCAAACCGGGCTGTGAAACCCGGACGGTAAACTACACACTCAATATAAGAAACTGCACCCCACCGGCGAACGAAGACTTTGATGCCTGCCTGGAATCGGAAAACCAGAACGGATCAGCTCCTGTGAGCTATGACCCTAACGCTTCCGGCAGTCAGGCAAGAGGTGACAAAGACAATTATAACAACTATGTGGATTATGCAGTTGAGGGCGTTCCCGTCGACGGCTTATACGAATTCAAATTACGCTATGCTGCTAGTTCGGGCCCGAGCATTTCAGTGCGTGTGAACGATACTTATGTGATATTTTCTAAAAGCCTTCCTGCCACCCACAGCTGGAACATCGTGTTCCGTGAGGAAATTCTAATGCTCACATTGAAAGCGGGCAGCAACGTGGTGCGGATACAGGGAGAACCCGGCGCAAGTATCAGACAGGACAAGGTTTGTATATCAAACGTCAACACAAACACTGCGAGAATGGGCGCTCCGGAAACTGGCTATATGCCCAGCGGGATAAAAGATACGCCCAATGTGTTCCCTAACCCCGCTCCCGGAGAATTCAACGCGAAATTCAATCTGACGGATGACGAAGGTAAAATCACTGTTACGGACGTGCGCGGTAATATTTGGTATGATGTTAAAGTAAAGGGCAAAGGGGCACATGACGAAAAAGTGAGAATGAAAAACGCGCCTGCGGGGATTTATTTCATGAAGATCAGGAATGGCGACAAGACCACATTGAAAAAAGTGTTGATTACGCGGTAA
- the msrA gene encoding peptide-methionine (S)-S-oxide reductase MsrA yields MSTEKAILAGGCFWGVEELFRHQPGVISTVVGYTGGDVPNATYRNHGTHAEGIEIVFDPSQLTYRGLLEYFFQIHDPTTRNRQGNDIGTSYRSAIFYLDETQREVAETLVSEMEASGVWPGKIVTEIVPAGDFWNAEVEHQDYLQKNPGGYTCHFERPNWKLA; encoded by the coding sequence ATGAGTACTGAAAAAGCCATTTTGGCAGGCGGTTGCTTTTGGGGCGTTGAAGAACTTTTCAGACATCAGCCTGGCGTCATTTCCACGGTGGTGGGTTATACGGGTGGCGATGTTCCCAATGCGACATACCGAAATCATGGAACACATGCCGAAGGAATTGAAATCGTTTTTGATCCGTCACAATTGACTTATCGCGGTTTGCTTGAGTATTTTTTCCAGATCCACGATCCGACAACGCGCAACCGGCAGGGAAATGACATCGGGACTTCCTATCGTTCCGCCATTTTTTATCTCGACGAAACGCAGCGTGAAGTGGCTGAAACGCTGGTTTCAGAAATGGAGGCCTCAGGCGTTTGGCCAGGTAAGATAGTGACGGAGATTGTTCCGGCTGGCGACTTTTGGAATGCGGAAGTGGAGCATCAGGATTATTTACAAAAGAACCCCGGCGGATACACTTGCCATTTCGAAAGACCAAACTGGAAACTGGCTTAG
- a CDS encoding SRPBCC family protein, translated as MEYHVGGTGLQITGTYSEVVPNEKLAYSWVWNMSDEGSESGYTLDITFSPDGEGSRLRVIQEGFSGPEFLKPHEDGWEKGLNNLSAYLTSRSQNTETTGNGQTVGVENQETESAETSSSDQDATHKDSLKSAENMTDHSGGYNEDPEQVKVGGG; from the coding sequence GTGGAATACCACGTAGGTGGAACAGGATTACAGATCACCGGCACTTACAGCGAAGTGGTCCCTAATGAGAAGCTGGCTTATTCGTGGGTTTGGAATATGAGCGATGAAGGTTCGGAAAGTGGCTACACATTAGACATTACATTTTCCCCGGATGGCGAAGGAAGCAGACTGCGGGTTATACAGGAAGGATTTTCGGGGCCTGAATTTTTGAAGCCGCATGAAGACGGCTGGGAAAAAGGACTCAACAACCTGAGCGCATACTTAACTTCCCGTTCTCAAAATACAGAGACAACAGGGAATGGGCAAACAGTCGGCGTGGAAAATCAGGAAACGGAAAGTGCGGAAACAAGCTCATCAGATCAGGACGCCACGCATAAGGATAGCCTGAAAAGTGCAGAAAATATGACTGATCACTCTGGTGGTTATAATGAAGATCCCGAGCAGGTAAAAGTTGGCGGAGGCTGA